CGGCCAGTTCCCAAGTCGATCTTGTTGACGACCACAATTTGCGAAGTGTGTGCTGGAGCTCCGTCGAGGAACACCCGATCGCTCCGCGCGTGCTCCTGATCCGTCACGAGGATCGCAACATCGCACCGTTCCAGCTGCGCACGTGCACGGCGTATACCTTCGCGTTCGACAATGTCGTCGGAGTCACGAAGGCCCGCCGTATCCGCAAGCTCGAGAGTAACGCCATCGAGGTTGATCGCTTCGCGAAGCACGTCGCGCGTCGTGCCGGCGATATCGGTAACGATCGCGCGTTCGGCACCTGCGAGGGCATTCAGGAGGCTCGACTTGCCTGCGTTGGGACGACCGACGATGGCCACTGAAATGCCATCGTTCAGGCGAACGCCACGACGTGTCTCGATGAGCAGCGCATCCAGGTTCGCGCGCAAGGCGGCAAGCTGTTCGCCGATCACGGGATCGGCGAGGAAGTCGATTTCCTCTTCGGGAAAATCGATTGCCGCTTCGATATGCACACGTAGCGCGATCAGCTCGGCAAGCAGGTCGTCGACGCGTGCAGAGAACACACCTTCCATCGAGCGCAGTGCGGCGCGCGCACCGGCTTCCGATGTCGCGCTGACGACATCAGCCACGGCCTCAGCCTGTGCGAGATCAAGTTTGCCGTTGAGGAACGCGCGTTCGGTGAATTCGCCAGGGCGAGCGAGGCGCGCGCCGAGCGAGATGCATCGGCGGAGGAGGGCGTCGAGCAGTACTGCGCTGCCGTGGCCCTGCAGCTCGAGCACGTGTTCGCCGGTGTACGACGCGGGGCCAGGAAAGTAGAGCAGGATGCCGCGATCGATCAGTTCACCATCGGCATCGCGGAATGCAGCGAAGTGTGCATGCCGCGGCTTGGGCTCACGGCCGAGCATGCTCGCCGCGATGAGCGGAACGAGCGGCCCAGAAA
Above is a genomic segment from Luteibacter aegosomatissinici containing:
- the mnmE gene encoding tRNA uridine-5-carboxymethylaminomethyl(34) synthesis GTPase MnmE gives rise to the protein MTLGADTIAAIATGAGAAGVGAVRVSGPLVPLIAASMLGREPKPRHAHFAAFRDADGELIDRGILLYFPGPASYTGEHVLELQGHGSAVLLDALLRRCISLGARLARPGEFTERAFLNGKLDLAQAEAVADVVSATSEAGARAALRSMEGVFSARVDDLLAELIALRVHIEAAIDFPEEEIDFLADPVIGEQLAALRANLDALLIETRRGVRLNDGISVAIVGRPNAGKSSLLNALAGAERAIVTDIAGTTRDVLREAINLDGVTLELADTAGLRDSDDIVEREGIRRARAQLERCDVAILVTDQEHARSDRVFLDGAPAHTSQIVVVNKIDLGTGRARRESTDKLDTIWLSARTGEGLDALRDLLRSLATAGAGEGAFSARRRHVVALEHVQDHLNCAAYALHGAHAGELAAEELRHAQQALGEITGAYSSDDLLGAIFSSFCIGK